A genomic segment from Flavobacterium litorale encodes:
- a CDS encoding alpha/beta hydrolase, translating into MERIPVYLMPGLAASPVIFENIKLPEATFEVFFLEWVLPEPEESLRHYAQRIAATITHNNPVLIGVSFGGVLVQEIAEVIEARKVIIVSSVKCNTEFPRRMRFAKMVRAYKVFPTALMERVHWVARFANGNSFIAKRLRLYEKYLSVRDKKYLDWAFKTIILWDRAEPNPNIIHIHGTADGVFPPQYLKTDYIAIEGGTHIMIINKVKWFNENLPEIILREE; encoded by the coding sequence ATGGAAAGAATCCCAGTTTATCTTATGCCGGGCTTAGCAGCAAGCCCTGTTATTTTTGAAAATATAAAGTTACCCGAAGCTACATTTGAGGTGTTTTTTTTAGAATGGGTACTCCCAGAACCCGAAGAATCCTTACGGCATTATGCGCAACGTATAGCGGCTACCATAACACATAATAACCCTGTTTTAATAGGTGTTTCGTTTGGTGGGGTACTTGTACAAGAAATAGCTGAGGTTATTGAGGCACGAAAAGTAATTATAGTATCGAGTGTAAAGTGTAATACCGAGTTTCCGCGCAGAATGCGCTTTGCTAAGATGGTTAGGGCTTATAAGGTTTTCCCAACTGCACTTATGGAGCGCGTACACTGGGTAGCCCGTTTTGCCAATGGCAATAGTTTTATAGCAAAACGATTACGATTGTATGAAAAGTATCTGTCGGTACGTGATAAGAAATACCTCGATTGGGCGTTTAAGACCATAATACTTTGGGACAGGGCAGAACCCAACCCCAATATAATACATATTCACGGTACTGCGGATGGTGTTTTCCCTCCGCAATACCTAAAAACAGATTATATTGCCATAGAAGGAGGTACACATATTATGATTATTAATAAAGTAAAATGGTTTAACGAAAATCTTCCAGAAATTATACTCAGGGAGGAGTAA
- a CDS encoding GNAT family N-acetyltransferase yields MEIKDNEFQRQFETTLDDGTTLSVEYSLQERKIFLTRINTPEGFEDDDSVSEFIKAILDTAEERRLRVVPVHPKTAAFFKKNPGYKELLPPGIRI; encoded by the coding sequence ATGGAAATTAAAGACAACGAATTTCAGAGACAGTTCGAAACTACATTGGATGATGGGACAACGTTATCAGTAGAATATTCTTTACAGGAACGAAAAATTTTTCTTACCCGCATTAATACTCCAGAGGGCTTTGAAGATGACGATAGTGTTAGCGAATTTATTAAAGCAATATTAGATACTGCTGAAGAAAGACGTTTACGTGTAGTACCTGTGCACCCCAAAACGGCTGCTTTTTTCAAGAAAAACCCAGGATATAAGGAGTTACTCCCTCCGGGAATTCGTATTTAA
- the mtaB gene encoding tRNA (N(6)-L-threonylcarbamoyladenosine(37)-C(2))-methylthiotransferase MtaB: MENRKKVAFYTLGCKLNFSETSTIARNFQDEGFDRVDFEDAADIYVINTCSVTENADKQFKQVVKKALKKNDKAFVAAVGCYAQLKPEQLAAVDGVDLVLGATEKFKITDYINDLSKNDMGEVHSCEISEADFYVGSYSIGDRTRAFLKVQDGCDYKCTYCTIPLARGISRSDTLQNVLHNAAEISAKGIKEIVLTGVNIGDYGKGEFGNKKHEHTFYELVQALDEVEGIERLRISSIEPNLLKNETIDFVAQSRTFVPHFHIPLQSGSNDILKLMRRRYMREVYTDRVAQTRRVMPHACIGVDVIVGFPGETDEHFLETYNYLNSLDISYLHVFTYSERDNTPAAEMEGVVPNNVRSKRSKMLRGLSVKKRRAFYESQLGTTRTVLFESENKEGYIHGFTENYVKVKTPWNPELVNTLHKIQLTKIDDDGIVRMEFVNQPVYIN; this comes from the coding sequence ATGGAAAACAGGAAAAAAGTTGCCTTTTATACACTAGGATGTAAACTGAATTTTTCAGAAACATCTACTATTGCCCGTAATTTTCAGGATGAAGGTTTTGACCGTGTTGATTTTGAAGATGCTGCGGATATTTATGTTATAAACACGTGTTCGGTTACCGAAAATGCCGATAAACAGTTTAAACAGGTAGTTAAAAAAGCACTGAAGAAGAACGATAAAGCCTTTGTAGCAGCCGTAGGATGCTATGCCCAGTTAAAACCCGAACAATTGGCTGCTGTAGATGGTGTTGACCTTGTTTTGGGTGCTACCGAAAAATTTAAGATTACAGACTACATCAACGACCTGTCTAAAAACGATATGGGCGAGGTACATTCGTGCGAAATATCAGAAGCTGATTTTTATGTAGGGAGTTACTCCATTGGCGATCGTACCCGTGCTTTTTTAAAAGTGCAAGATGGCTGCGATTATAAGTGTACCTACTGTACCATACCTTTGGCACGCGGTATTTCGCGTAGCGATACACTACAAAATGTACTGCATAATGCTGCCGAAATTTCTGCTAAAGGCATTAAAGAAATTGTACTTACAGGGGTAAATATAGGGGACTATGGTAAAGGTGAGTTTGGTAATAAAAAACACGAGCATACTTTTTATGAGTTGGTACAAGCACTAGATGAAGTGGAGGGTATAGAGCGTTTGCGCATATCCTCTATTGAACCGAACTTATTAAAAAACGAAACGATTGATTTTGTGGCGCAAAGCCGAACTTTTGTACCGCATTTTCATATACCCTTACAAAGTGGTAGTAATGATATACTAAAATTAATGCGCCGACGCTACATGCGCGAAGTATATACCGACCGTGTTGCACAAACACGCCGAGTTATGCCTCATGCCTGTATTGGTGTAGATGTTATAGTAGGTTTTCCGGGAGAAACAGATGAACATTTTTTAGAAACCTACAATTACCTCAATAGCCTAGATATATCGTACCTACACGTATTTACGTATAGTGAGCGCGATAATACACCTGCCGCCGAAATGGAGGGTGTAGTACCCAACAATGTACGTAGCAAGCGTAGTAAAATGTTACGTGGACTATCGGTTAAAAAGCGTAGGGCTTTTTACGAGAGCCAATTAGGCACCACACGTACGGTATTGTTTGAAAGCGAAAATAAAGAAGGATACATACACGGTTTTACCGAGAATTACGTAAAAGTAAAAACACCTTGGAATCCTGAGTTGGTAAATACACTACACAAAATACAACTTACCAAAATTGACGACGATGGTATTGTACGTATGGAGTTTGTTAATCAGCCAGTATACATAAATTAA
- a CDS encoding type II toxin-antitoxin system RelE/ParE family toxin, which translates to MKRKHKMVFTSRANNDILDAFNYYESAQKDLGNYFLDSLENSFISIKNSPDIYKFVYKSFQQAKIKRFPYVIVFECRGKEILILTVFNTYQNPIKKII; encoded by the coding sequence ATGAAAAGAAAGCATAAGATGGTATTTACATCACGTGCTAATAATGATATACTTGATGCTTTTAATTACTACGAATCTGCACAAAAAGACTTAGGAAATTATTTTCTTGATTCGTTGGAAAACAGTTTTATTTCTATCAAAAACAGCCCTGATATTTATAAGTTTGTTTATAAATCGTTTCAGCAAGCAAAAATAAAACGTTTTCCGTATGTAATAGTATTTGAGTGTAGAGGTAAAGAAATACTCATACTCACTGTTTTTAATACCTATCAAAATCCAATAAAGAAAATAATCTAA
- a CDS encoding ABC transporter substrate-binding protein, translating into MKNSIATLLTLLLTIIFFSCGGEQNKKRDHLVFRYNENAAVNSLDPAFSRTRPSIWVCNQLFSGLVQLDDKLNIQPDIAKRWEISPNGKTYTFTLRDDVYFHRNGVFGTDSTRTVIAQDFEYSLNRLLDENVAAPGRWILQNVADFKAVNDTIFQIQLNKTFPAFLGLLTMKYASVVPHEAFEAAGYDFRANPIGTGAFQFKIWEENVKLVLRKNPLYYEKDEEGVQLPYLEAVAITFLPDKQSGFLQFVQGRQDLVSGLDPSYKDEIVTPKGKLQAKYNDEVDMITGPYLNTEYIGFRLDGANDAVKDKRIRQAMNYGFDREKMVMYLRNGMGTPAIYGMIPTGLGGYGTTGYNYNPEKARKLIAEYKSENGNANLDIQMSTSASYLDIAEYLQREWQKIGLTVAVDVNPPSTLTQSISNGKVSFFKASWIADYPDAENYLSLFYSKNFSPGGPNYTHFKNEDFDRLYEKAFTVINDKERYALYKKMDAIVMEEAPVVPLFYDKAARFTTKDVAGLGINPLNLLVLKKVKKN; encoded by the coding sequence ATAAAAAATAGCATTGCCACTTTACTAACTTTATTACTCACCATTATATTTTTTTCCTGTGGTGGAGAACAAAATAAAAAGCGTGACCATCTGGTTTTTAGGTACAATGAAAATGCAGCCGTTAACTCGTTAGATCCTGCTTTTTCGCGTACACGCCCTTCAATATGGGTTTGTAACCAGTTATTTAGCGGATTAGTACAACTTGATGATAAGCTCAACATACAACCCGATATTGCCAAACGCTGGGAGATTTCGCCCAACGGTAAAACATATACTTTTACACTAAGAGATGATGTGTATTTCCATAGAAATGGAGTGTTTGGCACGGATAGTACACGTACGGTAATAGCACAAGATTTCGAGTATAGTCTTAATCGTTTATTAGACGAAAACGTTGCGGCACCAGGCAGATGGATATTACAAAATGTAGCTGATTTTAAAGCTGTAAATGATACCATATTCCAGATACAACTTAATAAAACATTTCCTGCCTTTTTAGGCTTGCTTACCATGAAATACGCATCGGTAGTACCACATGAAGCTTTTGAAGCAGCAGGGTACGATTTTAGAGCCAACCCTATTGGTACAGGTGCATTCCAATTTAAAATCTGGGAGGAGAACGTAAAATTAGTCCTCCGAAAAAACCCATTGTATTACGAAAAGGATGAAGAAGGTGTACAGCTCCCCTACCTTGAAGCTGTAGCGATTACCTTTTTACCCGATAAGCAAAGTGGCTTTTTACAGTTTGTACAGGGTAGACAGGATTTAGTTTCGGGATTAGACCCATCGTATAAAGATGAAATTGTAACTCCTAAAGGTAAATTGCAAGCCAAATACAATGATGAGGTAGACATGATTACAGGACCTTATTTAAACACCGAGTATATTGGTTTTAGGTTGGATGGTGCTAACGATGCCGTAAAGGACAAGCGGATTAGACAGGCTATGAATTATGGTTTTGACCGCGAAAAAATGGTAATGTACCTCCGTAATGGTATGGGTACGCCCGCAATATATGGTATGATACCTACGGGGCTTGGCGGATATGGCACGACAGGTTATAATTATAATCCTGAAAAGGCACGTAAATTAATAGCTGAATATAAAAGTGAGAATGGAAATGCCAATTTGGATATACAAATGAGTACAAGTGCCTCGTACCTTGATATTGCTGAGTATTTACAGCGCGAATGGCAAAAAATAGGGCTTACGGTTGCTGTAGATGTAAACCCGCCTTCTACATTAACGCAATCCATATCTAACGGGAAAGTGTCGTTTTTTAAAGCGAGTTGGATAGCTGATTATCCTGATGCCGAAAATTACCTTTCATTATTTTACAGCAAGAATTTTTCGCCAGGTGGTCCTAACTATACTCATTTTAAGAATGAGGATTTTGACAGGTTGTACGAAAAAGCTTTTACGGTTATTAACGATAAGGAACGGTATGCTTTATATAAAAAAATGGATGCTATTGTAATGGAAGAAGCTCCTGTTGTGCCTTTGTTTTACGATAAAGCAGCACGATTTACTACTAAAGATGTAGCAGGGCTAGGTATTAACCCGTTAAATTTATTGGTACTGAAAAAGGTAAAAAAGAATTGA
- a CDS encoding thermonuclease family protein, whose translation MAKRQHRGGRSRKYPIWVIIVLLIVSIYSVVRNNDNKSNTGRDGYVEKNYKKAKKPFRSLKTFTGKVVGISDGDTFDVLYEGYAERVRLAEIDCPEKKQAFGKAAKKYASDLCFGKIVTVASGGKRDRYGRVVGTVITKEGINVNEALIQAGLAWHYKDYSDSDALAEMENKARVEKVGLWSAKNPVAPWQYRKNRRNRSR comes from the coding sequence ATGGCAAAGCGGCAGCACCGAGGCGGGCGTAGCAGAAAATATCCTATTTGGGTTATAATAGTATTATTAATTGTTTCCATTTATTCTGTAGTTAGAAACAATGATAATAAAAGCAATACAGGTAGGGATGGTTATGTAGAAAAGAACTATAAAAAAGCCAAGAAACCATTTCGGAGTTTAAAAACCTTTACTGGAAAGGTGGTAGGTATTAGCGATGGTGATACATTTGATGTACTATATGAAGGCTATGCTGAACGGGTACGCCTTGCCGAAATTGATTGCCCTGAAAAGAAACAAGCTTTTGGCAAAGCAGCTAAAAAATATGCATCCGATTTATGCTTCGGAAAAATAGTAACTGTGGCATCGGGTGGTAAGCGCGACCGTTATGGTAGGGTAGTAGGTACAGTAATTACCAAAGAAGGTATTAATGTAAACGAAGCACTTATACAAGCAGGTTTGGCATGGCATTACAAAGATTACTCGGATAGTGACGCCTTAGCCGAAATGGAAAATAAGGCTAGAGTCGAAAAAGTAGGGTTATGGTCGGCTAAAAACCCTGTAGCCCCTTGGCAGTACCGAAAAAATAGGCGTAATAGGAGCAGGTAA
- a CDS encoding GlmU family protein, with amino-acid sequence MNYILFDGTVRNALLPFTFTRPVADIRMGILTIREKWEKHLGYTTTTLTEEYLMQKYPMVEMEENIMINASFLPTVDMVAMIQGLKENQAIFHGEEVIAFYTKDTQEEVDFDTYESIEYTENCLRLENTWDIFQKNDAAIREDFALLTEGRTSQPIPTSINTIAPENIFIEKGAKLEFVTLNASGGPIYIGKDTEIMENSVIRGPFALCEGAQVKLATKVYGATTVGPHSRIGGEVNNSVLFGYSNKGHDGFLGNSVLGEWCNLGADTNNSNLKNNYDEVKLWSYEKEGFAKTGTQFCGLMMGDHSKCGINTMFNTGTVVGVSTNIFGSGFPRNFVPSFSWGGASGFTTYITKKAFITAEIVMARRKVAFTPEDAAIMEHIFEETKKWRKE; translated from the coding sequence ATGAACTATATACTTTTTGACGGAACTGTACGCAACGCGTTATTACCTTTTACGTTTACACGCCCTGTAGCCGATATTAGAATGGGGATATTAACCATTAGAGAAAAATGGGAAAAGCATTTGGGTTATACTACCACAACGCTTACTGAGGAATATTTAATGCAAAAGTACCCTATGGTAGAGATGGAGGAAAATATTATGATAAATGCCTCTTTTTTACCTACGGTAGATATGGTAGCCATGATACAGGGGCTTAAGGAAAACCAAGCTATATTTCATGGTGAAGAAGTGATTGCCTTTTATACGAAAGACACACAGGAGGAAGTAGATTTTGATACTTACGAAAGTATAGAGTACACCGAAAATTGTTTACGATTGGAAAATACTTGGGATATATTCCAGAAAAATGATGCTGCCATTCGTGAAGATTTTGCATTGCTTACAGAGGGCAGAACTTCGCAGCCTATACCTACCAGTATAAATACAATAGCTCCTGAAAATATTTTTATAGAAAAGGGCGCAAAGTTAGAGTTTGTAACCTTAAATGCCTCTGGAGGACCAATATACATTGGTAAAGATACCGAGATTATGGAAAACTCGGTTATACGAGGTCCTTTTGCATTATGCGAGGGTGCACAAGTAAAACTAGCTACTAAAGTGTACGGTGCTACTACGGTAGGACCCCACTCGCGCATTGGAGGAGAGGTAAATAATTCGGTATTATTTGGGTACTCTAACAAAGGGCACGATGGCTTTTTAGGAAACTCAGTATTAGGCGAATGGTGTAACCTTGGTGCCGATACGAATAACTCCAACCTTAAAAACAACTACGACGAAGTTAAACTTTGGAGCTACGAGAAAGAAGGTTTTGCCAAAACAGGAACACAGTTTTGTGGGCTTATGATGGGCGACCATAGTAAATGTGGCATTAACACCATGTTTAATACAGGTACAGTAGTAGGAGTAAGCACCAATATATTTGGTAGCGGATTCCCGCGCAACTTTGTGCCAAGTTTCTCATGGGGTGGCGCATCAGGTTTTACAACATACATTACCAAAAAAGCGTTTATTACTGCCGAAATAGTAATGGCACGACGCAAGGTTGCTTTTACTCCAGAAGATGCTGCTATAATGGAACATATTTTTGAAGAGACGAAAAAATGGCGTAAAGAATAG
- a CDS encoding type B 50S ribosomal protein L31 encodes MKKGIHPENYRLVAFKDMSNDDVFITKSTADTKDTIEVDGVEYPVVKMEISRTSHPFYTGKSKLIDTAGRIDKFKNKYAKFKK; translated from the coding sequence ATGAAAAAAGGTATTCACCCAGAAAATTACAGATTAGTAGCATTCAAAGATATGTCAAACGATGACGTATTTATTACTAAATCTACAGCAGACACGAAAGACACAATTGAAGTAGACGGAGTTGAATATCCGGTAGTGAAAATGGAAATTTCCAGAACATCACACCCATTTTATACAGGTAAATCTAAACTTATCGATACCGCAGGACGTATTGACAAGTTCAAAAACAAATACGCAAAATTCAAAAAGTAA
- a CDS encoding DUF4199 domain-containing protein, translated as MKEAIKKNGINFGIIIGVVSILISTLLYIIDLELMVSIWVGIIIFLVSLGIGIFAVAKSKKELGGFISFKEAFTVFFISMAISAAISNLFMYGLFNFVDPDAKAELSELVIKKTVTMMQDMGAPSDSIKETAKQLKETDNFSPLSLLKSYVGGLVFHIIIGLIVAAAMKKNKPEFEN; from the coding sequence ATGAAAGAAGCAATTAAAAAGAATGGAATTAATTTCGGTATTATAATCGGTGTTGTATCTATTTTAATAAGTACCCTACTATATATTATTGACCTAGAGCTTATGGTTAGCATTTGGGTAGGTATTATTATTTTCCTTGTAAGCTTGGGTATTGGCATATTTGCAGTAGCAAAATCTAAAAAAGAACTTGGCGGATTTATTAGCTTTAAAGAAGCCTTTACTGTATTTTTTATAAGTATGGCTATTAGTGCTGCTATTAGTAATTTATTTATGTACGGACTTTTTAATTTTGTAGACCCTGATGCTAAAGCAGAATTATCGGAGTTGGTAATTAAAAAAACGGTTACTATGATGCAAGATATGGGTGCTCCTTCTGACAGTATTAAGGAAACAGCCAAACAACTGAAAGAAACAGATAACTTTAGTCCGCTTTCATTACTTAAATCGTATGTAGGTGGTCTTGTTTTTCATATCATTATCGGGCTTATTGTAGCTGCTGCAATGAAAAAAAATAAGCCTGAGTTCGAAAACTAG
- a CDS encoding glycosyltransferase family 2 protein: protein MNLSIVIPLLNEEESLSELHQWIVTVMTANNYSYEIIFIDDGSTDSSWQKITHLSKTNKNVKAIRFLHNYGKSQALHAGFAKAQGEVIITMDADLQDSPEEIPALYDMVMHKEFDLVSGWKKKRYDSVLTKNMPSKLFNWAARKTSGVKLHDFNCGLKAYKNTVVKNIEVSGEMHRYIPVLAKNAGFSNIGEKVVVHQARKYGTTKFGMERFINGFLDLITIWFISRFGKRPMHLFGALGVLMFVIGLLSAVYIGITKLYKLYNNEPAILVTSNPWFYIALTTMIIGTQLFLAGFLGEIILRTKNNEERYKVSETL from the coding sequence ATGAATCTATCCATAGTTATACCCTTACTCAACGAAGAGGAATCACTCAGCGAACTACATCAGTGGATTGTTACCGTAATGACGGCTAATAACTATAGCTACGAAATTATTTTTATAGATGATGGTAGCACCGATAGTTCGTGGCAAAAAATAACACACCTTTCCAAAACCAATAAAAATGTAAAAGCCATACGCTTTTTGCATAATTATGGCAAATCGCAGGCATTGCACGCTGGTTTTGCTAAGGCACAAGGGGAAGTTATTATTACTATGGATGCCGATTTACAGGATAGCCCAGAAGAAATTCCAGCATTATATGATATGGTAATGCATAAAGAATTTGACTTGGTATCGGGTTGGAAAAAAAAGCGGTACGATTCGGTATTAACTAAAAATATGCCCTCAAAACTTTTTAACTGGGCGGCACGCAAAACATCGGGGGTAAAACTACACGATTTTAATTGCGGATTAAAAGCCTACAAAAATACCGTAGTAAAAAACATAGAGGTATCGGGAGAAATGCATCGTTATATACCTGTATTAGCCAAAAATGCAGGTTTTAGCAATATTGGCGAAAAAGTAGTAGTACACCAAGCCCGAAAATATGGTACCACCAAATTTGGTATGGAACGCTTTATAAATGGCTTCTTGGATCTTATCACTATTTGGTTTATATCGCGCTTTGGCAAACGCCCTATGCATCTTTTTGGTGCCTTGGGGGTACTTATGTTTGTTATAGGATTACTATCGGCTGTATATATTGGTATTACCAAACTTTATAAACTATACAATAACGAACCTGCAATATTAGTAACCAGTAACCCTTGGTTTTATATTGCTCTTACTACCATGATTATAGGTACACAATTATTTTTGGCAGGCTTTCTGGGCGAAATAATTTTGCGTACTAAAAACAACGAGGAACGATATAAGGTAAGTGAAACACTGTAA
- a CDS encoding phospho-sugar mutase translates to MDIDKSILEKVNVWLTPDFDTDTQNTIREMMTASPKELEESFYKNLEFGTGGMRGIMGPGTNRINKYTLGKATQGLSDYIKKSFPNEQAKVAIAYDCRHNSDTLAKVVADVFSANGIKVFLFSDMRPTPELSFALKHLDCHAGIVLTASHNPPEYNGYKVYWQDGGQLVPPQDGEIINTIEALAYNQINFNANEDLIEYIDKTIDEAFIKSSLENATFTSKEAKNELNIVFTSLHGTSIKLVPDLLEAAGYNNVHIVAEQAVPNGDFPTVKSPNPEEPEALKMATELADKVNADIVIGTDPDSDRLGVAVRNNNNEMVLLNGNQTMVLMTHFLLEQWKKNDKLTGNEFIGSTIVSTPMMMELATAYGIECKVGLTGFKWIAKMIKDFPDQQFIGGGEESFGYMVGDAVRDKDAVTSTLLVCEIAAQAKANGSSLYKELLKLYTEFGYYKETLISLTKKGIEGAQEIKQMMVDLRENPMSEINGQRVVMVEDYQAGTAKNLLTNEEEELYLPKSNVLIYYLEDGSKICARPSGTEPKIKFYFSVNDTLDNVDNFKSVEANLTKRVENIIKAMNLI, encoded by the coding sequence ATGGATATTGATAAATCAATACTAGAAAAAGTAAACGTATGGCTAACGCCAGATTTTGATACCGATACACAAAATACAATTCGGGAGATGATGACAGCATCGCCCAAAGAACTAGAGGAAAGTTTTTATAAAAACCTTGAATTTGGTACAGGTGGTATGCGTGGTATTATGGGACCTGGTACCAACCGTATTAATAAATATACGTTAGGTAAAGCTACACAAGGATTATCTGATTATATAAAAAAATCATTCCCTAACGAGCAGGCTAAAGTAGCTATAGCTTACGATTGCCGCCATAATAGTGATACGCTTGCTAAAGTGGTTGCCGATGTCTTTTCGGCAAACGGAATAAAAGTATTCCTGTTTTCCGATATGCGCCCAACACCAGAGCTTTCATTCGCATTAAAACATTTAGATTGCCATGCAGGTATTGTACTTACAGCATCGCACAACCCACCAGAGTATAATGGTTATAAAGTATATTGGCAAGATGGTGGGCAGCTAGTACCACCACAGGATGGCGAAATTATAAACACTATAGAAGCATTAGCGTACAATCAGATTAACTTTAACGCTAACGAAGATTTAATTGAATATATTGATAAAACCATTGATGAGGCTTTTATAAAATCATCATTGGAAAATGCAACGTTTACGAGTAAGGAAGCTAAAAACGAGTTAAACATTGTATTTACTTCGCTACACGGTACTTCTATCAAACTGGTTCCTGATTTATTGGAAGCAGCAGGCTATAATAATGTACACATTGTTGCAGAACAAGCGGTACCCAATGGTGATTTCCCAACCGTAAAATCGCCAAATCCAGAAGAACCTGAAGCACTAAAAATGGCTACTGAACTGGCCGATAAAGTAAATGCTGATATTGTTATTGGTACCGACCCCGATAGCGACAGGCTGGGTGTAGCAGTACGCAACAACAATAATGAAATGGTGCTCCTTAATGGTAACCAAACCATGGTACTGATGACGCACTTTTTATTGGAGCAATGGAAAAAGAACGACAAATTAACGGGTAATGAGTTTATTGGCTCAACAATTGTATCTACCCCAATGATGATGGAATTGGCTACTGCCTACGGTATAGAATGCAAAGTGGGCTTAACAGGCTTTAAATGGATTGCCAAAATGATAAAAGATTTCCCAGACCAACAGTTTATTGGTGGTGGCGAAGAAAGTTTTGGCTATATGGTAGGCGATGCAGTGCGCGATAAAGATGCAGTTACCTCTACACTACTGGTATGCGAAATAGCAGCACAGGCAAAAGCAAACGGAAGCTCTTTGTATAAAGAGTTATTAAAATTATATACCGAGTTTGGGTACTATAAAGAAACGCTTATTTCGTTAACCAAAAAAGGTATTGAAGGTGCACAAGAGATAAAACAGATGATGGTTGACCTACGTGAGAACCCGATGAGCGAAATTAACGGGCAGCGTGTAGTTATGGTAGAAGATTATCAAGCAGGTACAGCAAAAAACCTGCTTACAAATGAGGAAGAGGAACTATACCTACCAAAATCTAACGTACTAATTTACTACCTAGAAGATGGTAGTAAAATATGTGCTAGACCAAGCGGTACCGAACCTAAAATTAAATTTTACTTTAGTGTAAACGATACACTAGATAATGTTGACAATTTTAAAAGCGTGGAAGCCAATCTTACTAAAAGAGTTGAAAACATTATAAAAGCAATGAATCTTATTTAA